The following coding sequences lie in one Spirosoma sp. KUDC1026 genomic window:
- a CDS encoding START-like domain-containing protein: MEKIKFVVEYELRASPKVLFPYISTASGLSQWFASKVNTLPEQRLDFQWDNESHIARQVSMRQNKGVRFEFLETGDADSENNYVDFRIDQSELTQSTFLRITDYSSTTEEDELYDLWDGLMDKLKEIVGS, from the coding sequence ATGGAGAAAATTAAATTTGTAGTCGAGTACGAACTTCGGGCGTCTCCTAAAGTGCTGTTTCCTTATATCAGTACCGCATCAGGCCTTTCACAGTGGTTTGCCAGCAAAGTGAACACCCTGCCCGAGCAGCGGCTCGATTTTCAGTGGGATAACGAAAGCCACATTGCCCGTCAGGTATCCATGCGACAGAATAAGGGGGTTCGGTTTGAGTTTCTGGAGACGGGCGACGCTGATTCGGAAAACAACTACGTTGATTTTCGAATTGACCAGTCCGAACTGACCCAATCTACGTTTCTACGCATTACTGATTATTCGTCCACAACCGAGGAAGACGAACTCTATGATCTTTGGGACGGTTTAATGGATAAGCTGAAAGAGATTGTTGGTAGTTAA
- a CDS encoding LptF/LptG family permease, with protein sequence MKKIDKLVLGSFWGPFILTLGVVIFIFLMRLLMFYIDEFVSKDLDIATFGRLLFYFALLTIPTALPLAVLLSSLMTFGNLGEFFELTAMKSAGISLTRAMRPLLITALFISFFSFWFNNNVSPWANLKGYSLLYDIKTAKATLNLKEGIFYNDLPGYSIKVDTKVKAAEESTTGDLLKGLIIYKHATNGVESGNREIILADSGRMYTDKDRTYLVFELFNGNDYQEYSSNSTVSYASNGPNQGGQFVRNGFKDYRLVISLESFGIKRTDENQFEYHEFMKNLGELTTLTDSLKKDYVKTSENVSTTSRQYYTYQFKASTTPPVVTPAQPKPLKDGKWVDSLLAKKSALQSAGSQMALGQAQNILSYASSNVTYLNDKEKNIWRYQLETQHKFTQSVSVFVMFLIGASMGAIIKKGGFGLPVLVSIIFFILLYVLTLTGDKYAKDGLVWVPLGAWMANLVLFPVGLFLMQRARHDSRLFDKDVYVIAWQRLKQRWQAYRQRSTGEPASV encoded by the coding sequence ATGAAAAAAATTGATAAACTAGTACTCGGCTCATTCTGGGGGCCGTTTATTCTTACCCTCGGCGTTGTCATCTTTATCTTCCTGATGCGGCTGCTGATGTTTTACATCGACGAGTTCGTTTCCAAAGATCTGGATATTGCTACGTTTGGTCGACTGCTGTTCTACTTTGCCCTGCTAACCATTCCCACCGCGCTTCCACTCGCCGTGCTGCTGTCGTCGCTTATGACGTTTGGTAACCTGGGTGAGTTTTTTGAATTGACGGCTATGAAAAGCGCCGGCATCTCCCTGACCCGGGCTATGCGGCCACTATTGATTACCGCACTCTTCATCAGCTTCTTTTCGTTCTGGTTCAATAACAACGTGTCGCCCTGGGCCAACCTGAAGGGGTACAGTCTACTGTACGACATTAAAACGGCCAAGGCGACGCTGAACCTGAAAGAAGGAATTTTCTACAATGACCTGCCCGGCTACAGTATAAAGGTCGATACGAAAGTGAAAGCGGCAGAGGAAAGCACGACGGGAGATCTGCTTAAAGGCCTGATCATCTATAAACACGCGACCAATGGGGTTGAGTCGGGCAATCGGGAAATTATTCTGGCCGATTCGGGGCGGATGTACACCGATAAGGACCGGACGTATCTGGTGTTTGAACTCTTTAACGGTAACGATTACCAAGAATACAGCAGTAATAGCACGGTTAGCTACGCCAGCAACGGCCCCAACCAGGGCGGGCAGTTCGTTCGAAATGGGTTCAAAGACTACCGGCTCGTGATCAGTCTGGAGTCGTTCGGGATCAAACGTACCGATGAAAACCAGTTCGAATACCACGAGTTCATGAAGAACCTCGGCGAACTGACTACCCTGACCGATTCGCTGAAGAAGGATTACGTTAAAACCAGCGAGAACGTATCAACTACATCGCGGCAGTATTATACCTATCAGTTTAAAGCGAGCACAACCCCACCCGTAGTTACCCCGGCCCAGCCCAAGCCCCTGAAAGACGGAAAATGGGTTGACTCACTGCTGGCCAAAAAATCGGCGCTCCAGTCGGCGGGATCCCAGATGGCGCTGGGACAGGCACAGAATATACTGTCCTACGCCAGCTCGAACGTAACGTACCTGAACGATAAAGAAAAAAATATCTGGCGGTATCAACTGGAAACCCAGCACAAGTTCACCCAGTCAGTGTCGGTCTTTGTCATGTTTCTGATTGGCGCGTCGATGGGGGCTATTATTAAAAAGGGAGGCTTTGGTCTGCCGGTACTGGTTTCGATTATCTTCTTTATTCTGCTCTACGTGCTGACGCTGACGGGCGATAAGTACGCCAAAGATGGTTTGGTATGGGTACCGCTGGGTGCGTGGATGGCCAATCTGGTGCTGTTCCCGGTCGGGCTGTTTCTGATGCAGCGTGCCCGGCACGACTCACGACTGTTTGATAAGGATGTCTACGTCATTGCCTGGCAACGGCTGAAACAGCGCTGGCAGGCGTATCGCCAGCGATCGACGGGTGAGCCAGCTTCCGTCTAA
- the rpsO gene encoding 30S ribosomal protein S15 — protein sequence MYLTTEKKQEIFSTSGHAKSATDTGSAESQIALFTYRISHLTQHLKVHKHDYGTQLGLLKLVGKRRRLLNYLLKKDITRYRAILAELGLRK from the coding sequence ATGTATCTAACGACCGAAAAAAAGCAGGAGATCTTCTCCACCTCGGGTCATGCCAAAAGTGCAACTGACACCGGGTCGGCCGAATCCCAGATCGCGCTGTTCACGTACCGGATCAGTCACCTGACCCAGCACCTGAAAGTCCACAAGCACGATTACGGCACACAACTGGGTCTGTTAAAATTAGTAGGTAAGCGTCGTCGACTGCTGAACTACCTGCTCAAGAAAGATATCACCCGGTACCGGGCAATTCTGGCTGAGCTTGGATTACGGAAGTAA
- the pnp gene encoding polyribonucleotide nucleotidyltransferase: MFNITTQSVALPDGREITIETGKLARQADGAVAVRLGDTMLLATVVSSKDAKEGVDFLPLSVDYQEKFASAGRIPGSFQRREGRLGDHEILISRLVDRALRPIFPDNYHADTQVMITLISADPEVQPDALAALAASSALAVSDIPFNGPISEVRVAKIDGQYVINPKTSDIERATIDLIVAATEKDICMVEGEMDECSEAEVVEALKAAHEAIKVQCQAQKELEANVGKTVKREYNHETHDEELRAAVRAYCYDKIYEVARRQNPSKKGRAEGFRAVREEYLATFPEDAIVNVGLIKTYFHDLEWEASRRLVLDERTRLDGRALDQIRPISAEAGYLPGPHGSALFTRGETQSLTTVTLGTKTDEQIVDQAMYQGFSKFLLHYNFPGFSTGEVKPNRGAGRREIGHGNLAHRSIKKVLPPETENPYTIRIVSDILESNGSSSMATVCAGTIALMDAGVKIKAPVAGIAMGLISDGEKYAVLSDILGDEDHLGDMDFKVTGTEKGIVACQMDLKVDGLSYEVLAQALEQARAGRLHILGEMRKGIAEVRSDLKPHAPRAVVIKIDTNQIGAVIGPGGKVVQDIQKDSGAIVNIDEHDNAGWVSIFATNKTSMDKAVSRVKGIVAVPEVGETYVGKVKTIQPFGAFVEFMPGKDGLLHISEIKWERLESMEGVLQVGEEVTVKLIDVDKKTGKYRLSRKVLLPKPENKTA; this comes from the coding sequence ATGTTTAACATCACCACGCAATCTGTTGCGCTGCCCGATGGGCGGGAAATTACCATTGAAACCGGAAAACTAGCCCGTCAGGCGGATGGTGCGGTGGCCGTACGCCTGGGCGATACGATGCTGCTGGCCACCGTTGTTTCCAGTAAAGACGCGAAAGAAGGCGTAGATTTTCTACCCCTATCCGTTGATTATCAAGAGAAATTTGCGTCGGCTGGCCGTATTCCTGGCAGCTTCCAGCGCCGGGAGGGTCGCCTGGGCGATCACGAGATCCTGATCAGCCGCCTGGTTGACCGGGCGCTGCGTCCTATCTTCCCCGACAATTACCATGCGGACACGCAGGTGATGATTACCCTGATCTCGGCCGATCCGGAAGTTCAGCCAGACGCCTTGGCTGCCCTGGCTGCCTCGTCGGCACTGGCTGTGTCGGATATCCCCTTTAACGGGCCAATTTCGGAGGTGCGGGTTGCCAAGATCGATGGGCAGTACGTCATCAATCCTAAAACGAGCGACATCGAACGGGCCACGATTGACCTGATCGTTGCTGCGACCGAAAAAGATATCTGTATGGTGGAAGGCGAAATGGACGAATGTTCGGAAGCCGAAGTCGTGGAAGCGCTTAAGGCCGCTCACGAAGCCATCAAAGTACAATGCCAGGCTCAGAAAGAACTGGAAGCCAACGTGGGAAAAACCGTGAAGCGGGAATATAACCACGAAACGCACGACGAAGAGTTGCGGGCGGCTGTTCGGGCGTATTGCTATGACAAAATCTACGAAGTAGCACGTCGGCAGAACCCTAGTAAGAAAGGCCGCGCCGAAGGCTTTCGGGCCGTGCGCGAAGAATACCTCGCTACGTTCCCCGAAGATGCCATCGTGAACGTTGGGCTGATCAAAACGTATTTCCACGATCTGGAATGGGAAGCTTCCCGTCGGCTGGTGCTCGACGAGCGTACCCGTCTGGACGGTCGGGCACTCGATCAGATCCGGCCCATTTCGGCGGAAGCGGGTTATCTGCCCGGTCCCCACGGATCGGCGCTGTTCACCCGGGGGGAAACTCAGTCGCTGACAACCGTGACGCTTGGTACAAAAACCGACGAGCAGATTGTTGACCAAGCGATGTATCAGGGATTCAGCAAGTTTCTGTTGCACTATAACTTTCCTGGCTTTTCAACCGGTGAAGTAAAACCTAACCGGGGGGCTGGCCGTCGCGAGATTGGTCACGGTAACCTGGCTCACCGCTCGATTAAGAAAGTACTTCCTCCGGAAACGGAGAATCCTTACACGATCCGGATCGTATCGGACATTCTGGAATCGAACGGATCCTCGTCGATGGCTACGGTCTGTGCGGGTACCATCGCGCTGATGGACGCCGGGGTGAAAATCAAGGCGCCCGTAGCTGGTATCGCCATGGGGCTGATCTCAGATGGTGAGAAATACGCTGTTCTATCGGATATTCTGGGGGACGAAGATCACCTGGGTGATATGGATTTTAAGGTGACGGGTACCGAGAAAGGTATTGTTGCCTGCCAGATGGACCTGAAAGTAGACGGACTGTCGTATGAAGTACTGGCGCAGGCGCTGGAACAAGCACGCGCGGGTCGGCTGCACATTCTGGGTGAAATGCGGAAAGGTATTGCCGAGGTACGTTCCGATCTGAAACCACATGCACCACGTGCCGTTGTGATCAAGATCGATACGAACCAGATCGGTGCTGTTATCGGACCCGGCGGTAAAGTCGTTCAGGACATACAGAAAGACTCGGGTGCGATCGTCAACATTGATGAGCACGACAACGCGGGTTGGGTGAGCATTTTTGCGACCAACAAAACAAGCATGGACAAAGCCGTGTCGCGCGTGAAGGGTATCGTTGCTGTACCGGAAGTAGGAGAGACCTACGTTGGTAAAGTGAAGACCATTCAGCCGTTCGGTGCCTTCGTTGAATTCATGCCGGGCAAAGACGGACTGCTGCACATTTCGGAAATTAAATGGGAGCGGCTCGAGTCGATGGAAGGCGTTTTACAGGTTGGCGAAGAAGTGACGGTTAAGCTGATTGATGTCGATAAAAAGACCGGAAAATACCGTTTATCCCGTAAGGTTCTGCTGCCGAAACCAGAGAACAAAACCGCCTAG
- a CDS encoding RNA polymerase sigma factor RpoD/SigA produces MRQLKISKQITNRESQSLDKYLQEIGKVDLLTPDEEVTLAQKIREGDQLSLERLTKANLRFVVSVAKQYQNQGLSLGDLINEGNLGLIKAAQRFDETRGFKFISYAVWWIRQSILQALAEQSRIVRLPLNRVGSLNKISKTFSDLEQKFEREPSPEELAAVLEISAAEVVDTLKISGRHVSMDAPFVQGEENSLLDVLENDGEDKPDSGLINDSLRKEVQRALSTLTQREADVIMLYFGLNGEHAMTLEEIGEKFNLTRERVRQIKEKAIRRLRHTSRSKALKTYLG; encoded by the coding sequence ATGAGACAGCTAAAAATTTCAAAACAAATTACCAACCGCGAGAGCCAGTCCCTGGACAAGTACTTGCAGGAAATTGGTAAGGTGGATCTGCTTACGCCCGACGAAGAGGTGACGCTGGCGCAGAAAATCCGGGAGGGGGACCAACTCTCGCTGGAGCGACTGACCAAGGCAAACCTTCGTTTCGTGGTGTCGGTAGCTAAACAATATCAGAACCAGGGGCTTTCACTGGGTGATCTGATTAACGAAGGTAACCTGGGTCTGATCAAAGCCGCTCAACGCTTCGACGAAACCCGCGGATTTAAATTTATTTCGTATGCCGTGTGGTGGATTCGTCAGTCGATTCTGCAGGCACTGGCCGAGCAGTCGCGGATTGTTCGTCTGCCCCTGAACCGGGTTGGCTCGCTCAACAAAATATCGAAAACGTTCTCCGATCTCGAACAGAAGTTTGAACGGGAGCCTTCACCTGAAGAACTGGCCGCCGTGCTCGAAATCTCGGCTGCTGAAGTGGTTGACACACTGAAAATTTCGGGTCGGCACGTATCGATGGACGCTCCATTCGTACAGGGTGAAGAAAACAGTCTGCTGGATGTACTCGAGAACGACGGTGAGGACAAACCCGATTCTGGTCTGATTAATGATTCACTCCGCAAAGAGGTACAGCGTGCGTTATCAACGCTTACCCAGCGGGAAGCTGACGTGATCATGCTATATTTTGGTCTCAACGGCGAACACGCGATGACCCTGGAAGAGATTGGTGAGAAATTCAATCTGACCCGCGAGCGCGTTCGTCAGATTAAAGAGAAGGCCATTCGTCGCCTGCGGCACACCTCCCGGTCGAAAGCGTTGAAAACGTACCTAGGATAA
- a CDS encoding YdeI/OmpD-associated family protein — translation MIQQTENVQAGRQIRFTNIQQIVDLQTTLKAYIFEAIEVEKAGLKVERRQTTDYAVPDEFQHRLHTIPRLRAAFEALTPGRQRAYLLHFSAPKQAKTRESRIEKCMPQILEGKGLND, via the coding sequence TTGATTCAGCAAACAGAGAATGTGCAGGCGGGGCGTCAGATTCGGTTTACCAATATACAACAGATAGTTGATTTGCAGACAACTCTCAAAGCCTACATTTTTGAAGCGATCGAAGTCGAAAAAGCCGGGCTGAAAGTTGAGCGTAGACAAACTACGGATTATGCCGTCCCTGACGAATTCCAGCATCGATTACATACGATCCCGAGACTGAGAGCAGCGTTTGAGGCATTGACGCCGGGTCGGCAACGGGCCTATCTTCTTCATTTTTCGGCTCCTAAACAGGCTAAAACCCGGGAATCGAGAATTGAAAAATGTATGCCGCAAATTCTGGAGGGGAAGGGATTGAATGATTGA
- a CDS encoding DUF1801 domain-containing protein has protein sequence MNPKADFHFDKDQKWQQELSKLRTILLDCQLTEELKWGVPCYTYRKSNVVLVHVFKEYCALLFIKGALLQYFDSANRECAGGASDSVYQYTTDS, from the coding sequence ATGAATCCCAAGGCTGATTTTCATTTCGATAAGGACCAGAAGTGGCAGCAAGAGCTGTCGAAATTGAGAACGATCCTGCTCGACTGTCAGCTAACCGAAGAGTTGAAATGGGGCGTTCCCTGCTACACATATCGAAAAAGCAATGTAGTGTTGGTCCACGTTTTCAAGGAATACTGCGCATTACTGTTTATCAAAGGCGCGCTGTTGCAGTATTTTGATTCAGCAAACAGAGAATGTGCAGGCGGGGCGTCAGATTCGGTTTACCAATATACAACAGATAGTTGA
- a CDS encoding SPOR domain-containing protein, with protein sequence MASINEYLKKLLYQYDCVVVSELGAFLTHYQPATFIEASGTYLPPRKRVAFNEALRLDDGILANYIMLHEPLTREGAQRHIGRFVEELRQQIQAQGHFDLDGIGTFTYNEETRLQFEPSLRHNFFGDAYGMTALNAQSLVPQAIEPQLVETTPTVALGPVRSLANEPVFMPLPASRSYWRYAAAVLLIGSLGLVSYFSVIKPGQPLQSSLDPANLFRMPAAWIASSTETATPVQPVVTTPTNAVVVKDTPSPVVESTPAVVEPVATVTPEPAPTLAEQPTVTSVAQPTNRPEVAVRTVPHFTVIAGSFASKANAQRLKRKLRKAGYDDAFVIIPTQKGQLYKVAASGSADRDVVIADLETISDLTGTRAWIYTN encoded by the coding sequence ATGGCATCTATAAACGAATATCTCAAAAAGCTTCTCTATCAGTATGACTGCGTAGTCGTTTCTGAACTGGGCGCTTTCCTGACGCATTATCAGCCAGCTACCTTTATCGAGGCCAGCGGAACGTACCTGCCGCCCCGCAAACGGGTTGCCTTTAACGAAGCGCTGCGGCTCGACGACGGCATTCTGGCGAATTATATCATGCTGCACGAGCCACTGACCCGTGAGGGGGCTCAGCGCCACATCGGCCGGTTTGTAGAGGAACTACGCCAGCAGATTCAGGCACAGGGTCATTTTGACCTGGACGGTATCGGCACATTTACCTACAATGAAGAAACCCGGCTTCAATTCGAGCCCAGTTTGCGGCACAACTTCTTCGGCGATGCCTACGGCATGACCGCTCTGAACGCCCAGTCACTGGTGCCTCAGGCTATTGAGCCCCAACTGGTTGAAACGACTCCAACAGTAGCACTTGGTCCTGTTCGTTCGCTAGCGAATGAACCCGTGTTTATGCCTCTACCCGCATCTCGCTCGTACTGGCGGTATGCCGCGGCTGTTCTATTGATCGGCTCCCTTGGGCTGGTTAGTTATTTCTCCGTTATAAAACCCGGGCAGCCGTTACAAAGCAGCCTCGATCCGGCCAACCTGTTCCGGATGCCCGCAGCCTGGATTGCCAGTTCTACGGAGACAGCAACGCCCGTCCAGCCTGTGGTCACTACGCCCACTAACGCAGTCGTTGTCAAAGACACGCCGTCACCTGTAGTGGAATCAACTCCAGCGGTAGTAGAACCAGTAGCGACAGTAACACCTGAGCCAGCCCCAACCCTTGCTGAACAACCTACTGTAACCTCAGTCGCTCAACCAACCAATCGTCCAGAGGTAGCCGTTCGCACGGTTCCTCATTTCACCGTGATTGCAGGCAGCTTTGCCAGTAAAGCAAATGCGCAACGGCTAAAGCGTAAACTGCGCAAAGCGGGTTACGACGACGCGTTTGTTATTATTCCTACGCAGAAAGGCCAGCTCTACAAAGTAGCTGCCAGTGGTTCGGCCGACCGAGATGTCGTCATTGCCGACCTCGAAACAATCAGCGATCTCACCGGTACCCGTGCCTGGATTTATACGAACTAA
- a CDS encoding TonB-dependent receptor, with amino-acid sequence MHHPNRSCLLLSSLLLSTTLFAQQRPTRPTKEGEVETQEITIEKSRKIELPPANRIFNRIPSVKPSAEQRKMTYEFEDRKLTVGDPRITPGVLAPSATQAEENPAYTNYVKLGAGNYSSFLGEGFVGIDNGSNLSLEASAQHLSSAIGPVDGRNSGQSDTRARVTGKYLTDAFKLQADLGFDRNAYGFYGYSRAFAGNEGVSRDAIRQRLNIVNFKVGIENVNAENAIDYSLQTGITNLRDLYNAGELDWGTNFNASLGISDNFFALVAADAYVTQRTDGPIVDNRNLFRVKPTFKYTSSLFTITAGINAVNQTDQRQNINNTRAFPVVDIDVVPAGNIHFFAGLDGDINRNTLRSFLGENKWLAPQVLLVNTVKSLDIYGGSKGALGGGFSYEGKVSFARYRNFSTFNNTLPDTSKFFVLYDGGLAQLLTVSGQLSYAQKDKFRSTLKGDFFRYGLDRLEEAWGRPRFAGSWTNSYTLNKKLFITADLYFLEGIKNKNLVTNTVYTLKPIYDLNVKIDYFLGKQVAAFVSLNNIIGQNYQRYLYYPTQGLNFLGGISYSF; translated from the coding sequence ATGCATCATCCCAATCGTTCCTGTCTCCTGCTGTCTTCTTTGCTGCTGTCGACAACGCTGTTTGCGCAGCAGCGCCCTACGCGCCCTACCAAGGAAGGCGAAGTAGAGACGCAGGAAATTACCATCGAGAAAAGCCGCAAAATTGAACTCCCGCCCGCTAACCGAATCTTTAACCGAATCCCGTCGGTGAAGCCATCAGCGGAGCAGCGTAAAATGACGTACGAGTTCGAAGACCGCAAACTGACCGTCGGCGACCCGCGTATTACACCGGGTGTCTTGGCTCCATCGGCTACGCAGGCAGAAGAAAACCCCGCCTACACTAATTACGTCAAACTCGGCGCGGGCAATTACAGCTCGTTTCTGGGGGAAGGATTCGTGGGTATCGATAATGGCTCTAACCTGTCGCTCGAAGCCTCGGCCCAGCACCTGTCGTCAGCCATTGGCCCGGTCGACGGGCGTAACTCCGGTCAGAGCGACACCCGCGCCCGCGTAACGGGTAAGTACCTGACGGATGCATTCAAGCTACAGGCCGACCTGGGTTTCGACCGGAATGCCTATGGGTTCTATGGCTACAGCCGGGCGTTTGCAGGTAATGAAGGCGTTTCCCGAGACGCGATTCGGCAACGCCTGAATATAGTAAATTTCAAAGTTGGTATCGAGAACGTCAACGCCGAAAACGCCATTGATTACTCGCTGCAGACGGGGATTACAAACCTGCGTGATTTGTATAATGCCGGGGAGCTTGACTGGGGTACCAACTTCAATGCCTCGCTGGGCATCAGCGATAATTTTTTCGCGTTGGTAGCGGCCGATGCATACGTAACCCAGCGTACCGATGGTCCCATCGTAGACAATCGTAATTTGTTCCGGGTTAAACCGACGTTCAAATACACCTCCTCTCTGTTCACCATCACGGCGGGTATCAACGCCGTTAATCAGACCGATCAACGGCAGAACATCAATAACACCCGGGCGTTCCCGGTGGTCGATATTGACGTGGTGCCAGCGGGCAACATTCACTTTTTCGCAGGTCTGGACGGCGATATTAATCGGAATACACTCCGGTCATTCCTCGGTGAGAACAAATGGCTAGCTCCTCAGGTACTGTTGGTTAACACTGTTAAGTCTCTGGATATTTATGGGGGCTCGAAGGGCGCACTGGGTGGTGGCTTCTCATACGAAGGTAAAGTATCGTTTGCCCGGTACCGGAATTTCTCAACGTTCAACAACACCCTCCCCGACACCAGTAAATTCTTTGTGCTTTACGACGGTGGCCTCGCTCAGCTGCTGACTGTTTCGGGACAGCTCAGCTACGCCCAGAAAGATAAATTTCGCTCAACACTGAAAGGTGATTTTTTCCGCTACGGTCTCGACCGGCTCGAAGAAGCCTGGGGTCGTCCCCGTTTTGCGGGTTCCTGGACCAATTCCTACACGCTGAACAAGAAATTATTCATCACCGCCGATTTGTACTTTTTGGAGGGAATTAAAAACAAGAACCTGGTAACGAACACCGTCTACACGCTGAAACCCATTTACGACCTTAACGTAAAAATTGACTATTTCCTGGGTAAACAGGTGGCGGCTTTTGTTTCGTTGAATAATATCATTGGCCAGAACTACCAGCGTTATTTGTATTATCCAACCCAAGGGCTTAACTTTCTGGGAGGAATTAGCTACTCGTTCTAA